A window of the Lactuca sativa cultivar Salinas chromosome 7, Lsat_Salinas_v11, whole genome shotgun sequence genome harbors these coding sequences:
- the LOC111883933 gene encoding uncharacterized protein LOC111883933, which produces MPKARRDNSVSTDKSRHSPYKCNTNTGHSKRLEKDQNLKEWEEARCPVCMEHPHNAILLLCSSYDNNCRPYMCDTSLRHSNCFNQFRKSFENPATTGEPPSTATVQESKVVCPLCRGHVKGWAVVEAAREFMNTKSRSCTSETCQFSGMYSDLRRHARVVHPLVRPSEVDPRRQQEWRRLEGESDLLDFLRTLESTLRAYVVSMSRPGNGSRRSRARARDAVVGES; this is translated from the coding sequence ATGCCAAAGGCGAGACGAGACAACTCAGTGTCCACCGATAAGTCCCGGCATTCTCCATACAAATGCAACACCAACACCGGTCATTCAAAGCGATTAGAAAAAGATCAAAATCTGAAAGAATGGGAAGAAGCTCGATGCCCTGTATGTATGGAACACCCTCACAACGCAATCCTTCTCTTATGTTCTTCATACGACAACAATTGTCGCCCTTACATGTGTGACACAAGCCTCCGCCACTCCAATTGCTTCAACCAGTTCCGTAAGTCCTTTGAAAATCCGGCCACCACCGGTGAACCACCGTCCACCGCCACCGTCCAGGAATCAAAAGTGGTATGTCCGCTCTGTCGGGGGCATGTGAAAGGGTGGGCGGTGGTGGAAGCCGCCCGTGAGTTCATGAACACGAAATCAAGAAGCTGTACAAGTGAAACGTGTCAGTTTTCAGGGATGTATTCGGATTTAAGGAGGCACGCGAGGGTGGTGCACCCTCTGGTAAGACCATCGGAGGTTGATCCGAGGCGGCAGCAGGAGTGGCGGCGGCTGGAAGGAGAGAGCGATCTTTTGGATTTTTTGCGGACACTTGAATCAACATTGAGGGCTTATGTGGTTAGTATGTCTAGACCGGGAAACGGTTCGAGAAGGTCTCGAGCAAGGGCTCGGGACGCGGTTGTTGGTGAGAGTTAG
- the LOC111883806 gene encoding deSI-like protein At4g17486, producing MGRHSTSSNSTSPERNYSNMDTQVFLNVYDLTPINSYSIWFGFGIFHSGIQVYGMEYGYGAHDFPISGVFEVEPKSCPGFVYRCSIPLGHVTKSPSEFREFIENVASEYHGDTYHLISKNCNHFTDDISQRLTGKSIPGWVNRLARLGAVCSCLLPESLQVSAVKQLPEYHNCEEDGNTSVSTTNAQEPPPPTEEEYDNDEQDKHLLPPPYNDVSFIKEVAR from the exons ATGGGACGACACAGTACCTCATCAAACTCAACAAGCCCAGAAAGGAATTACAGCAACATGGACACACAAGTTTTCCTGAATGTATATGATCTTACCCCTATCAATTCGTACAGCATCTGGTTTGGATTTGGTATTTTTCATTCGGGTATTCAAG TGTATGGTATGGAATACGGATACGGGGCTCATGATTTTCCAATTAGTGGTGTGTTTGAAGTTGAACCCAAGAGTTGCCCTGGTTTTGTTTACAGATGTTCAATCCCATTAGGGCATGTAACCAAATCACCATCCGAATTTAGGGAATTTATTGAGAATGTGGCTTCAGAGTATCATGGAGACACATATCACCTCATTTCCAAAAATTGCAACCATTTTACAGATGATATTTCCCAAAGATTAACTGGCAAAAGTATCCCTGGCTGGGTCAATCGACTCGCCAGATTAG GTGCTGTTTGCAGTTGTCTACTTCCTGAAAGCCTTCAAGTATCTGCTGTTAAACAGCTTCCTGAGTATCATAATTGTG AAGAAGATGGGAACACATCTGTGTCAACAACCAATGCTCAAGAACCACCTCCTCCTACAGAAGAAGAATATGACAATGATGAGCAAGATAAACACCTCCTCCCACCACCCTACAATGATGTATCTTTTATCAAAGAGGTTGCTAGATGA
- the LOC111883805 gene encoding uncharacterized protein LOC111883805: protein MSLGGPSLGSGGRTARRAFEFGQTHVVKPKGKHLATIVWLHGLGDNGASWAQLLETLPLPNIKWICPTSPSQPLTLFGGFPSNAWFDVSDLSEESKQDVDGLDASAAHVLSLLSAEPPDVKLGVGGFSMGAATALYSASCFAHGKLGDDNAYSAHLDAVIGLSGWLPCAKDLSSKVEGDEAAARASSLPILLCHGKVDDVVLFRYGDKSLEKLTSTGFKNLTFKTYDSLGHYTMPEEMDEVCSWLTSKLELKCES, encoded by the exons ATGAGTCTTGGAGGCCCTTCTCTTGGTTCTG GTGGTAGAACTGCTAGAAGGGCATTTGAGTTTGGACAGACACACGTGGTAAAACCTAAAGGCAAACACCTGGCAACCATTGTTTGGTTGCATGGCCTTGGTGACAATGGTGCAAG CTGGGCCCAGCTCTTGGAGACGCTTCCTCTTCCAAAT ATCAAATGGATATGCCCCACATCTCCTTCTCAACCCTTAACATTATTTGGTGGCTTTCCTTCAAATGCAT GGTTTGATGTAAGTGACCTTTCTGAGGAATCAAAACAAGATGTAGATGGACTTGATGCTTCAGCTGCACATGTTTTGAGTCTCCTCTCTGCTGAGCCTCCAGATG TGAAACTTGGAGTAGGAGGGTTTAGTATGGGTGCAGCCACTGCTTTATACTCTGCAAGTTGCTTTGCTCATGGAAAACTTGGGGATGACAATGCTTACTCAGCCCATTTGGATGCAGTTATTGGCCTTAGTGGCTGGCTTCCATGTGCCAA GGACCTAAGTAGCAAGGTAGAAGGAGATGAAGCTGCAGCTCGAGCATCATCTTTGCCCATTTTGCTATGCCATGGAAAag TTGATGATGTGGTTCTCTTCCGTTATGGTGACAAGTCATTAGAGAAATTAACTTCAACTGGCTTTAAAAACTTGACCTTCAAAACCTACGACTC gcTTGGCCACTACACGATGCCAGAAGAGATGGACGAAGTTTGTTCGTGGCTAACTTCAAAATTAGAGCTCAAGTGCGAGTCGTAG